A window of Deltaproteobacteria bacterium contains these coding sequences:
- a CDS encoding molybdopterin-dependent oxidoreductase: MTHSAVIEKGTLPTLCRMCSNRCSIVLHVEKGELVDVRPMEGNPVNKGKMCPRGKAALDMFYHPKRLLKPLKRQPDGSFAPIDRERALDEIAAKTLQIKNRFGARSMGVWKGEAVGFLQQEEYVRRFAHAFGTPNYFSNDSACYNGRFLGHHLVVGFWNPFPYYAEADLILLFGTNPPVCHTPFMGEFTDARARGAKLVMIDPRLNPIACYADVFAQPIPGTDGALAWGLIRILINAGAYDHELVETYSTGFEAIARYAQKFTPDLVERETGVYADVVERIGNLVIDTRPKISLYMGAGLEHHDNGVNNARALAILACLTGALDIPCGLIWPEEMPRNRLTLYDEKPLDHEMPIGKDRFPILYELRRECHTMTAMDAMLGHGKYPLKGLILTGANPAVTNPNTTKVESALKRLDLLVVNDLFMTKTAQLAHYILPAATFLERSEVHIDPKYQRVYLTRKVAQIPGIEDEYTLWRDLAFRLGFGERYFPWEDETRVNAHILEPSGISLEELQNHPEGIQYRPLTFKKHLSRPLPTPSGKIEFVSAYLQEKGHAGIPEYVRPYHLRHPSKNYPLLLTTGARKTLLYHSRHQNLKHFRRVHPLAEVEIHPEDASDLGIENGDQVRIVSKIGALLVPAKIVQAGELRKGVVEMYHGWEEWRINFTTMDMVNDPISGFPLLKAVPVRIEKAGS, from the coding sequence GTGACCCACAGCGCCGTGATCGAAAAAGGGACCCTTCCGACCCTCTGCAGAATGTGCAGCAACCGCTGCAGCATCGTCCTTCATGTCGAAAAAGGGGAACTGGTGGACGTGCGTCCCATGGAAGGCAACCCTGTCAACAAGGGCAAAATGTGCCCCCGCGGAAAGGCGGCCCTGGACATGTTTTATCATCCCAAGCGCCTCCTGAAGCCCTTGAAGCGGCAGCCCGACGGATCATTTGCCCCCATCGACCGGGAACGGGCCCTGGATGAAATCGCCGCAAAAACCCTGCAGATCAAGAATCGTTTCGGCGCCCGCAGCATGGGGGTATGGAAAGGCGAGGCCGTCGGTTTTCTGCAGCAGGAAGAATACGTCCGAAGATTTGCCCACGCCTTCGGCACACCCAACTACTTTTCCAATGACTCGGCCTGTTACAACGGCCGTTTTCTCGGGCATCACCTGGTCGTCGGCTTCTGGAATCCCTTCCCATATTATGCCGAGGCGGACCTGATTCTGCTGTTCGGCACCAATCCGCCGGTGTGCCACACACCATTTATGGGTGAGTTTACCGATGCCAGGGCCAGGGGCGCCAAACTGGTGATGATCGACCCGCGGCTCAACCCCATCGCCTGCTATGCCGATGTTTTTGCCCAGCCTATTCCCGGCACCGACGGCGCCCTGGCCTGGGGACTGATCCGAATCCTCATCAATGCCGGAGCCTACGACCACGAGTTGGTCGAGACATACAGCACCGGGTTTGAAGCCATTGCCCGATACGCCCAGAAATTCACACCCGACCTGGTGGAGCGTGAAACCGGCGTCTATGCCGATGTGGTCGAACGCATCGGTAACCTGGTCATCGACACCCGCCCCAAAATCAGCCTTTACATGGGGGCCGGCTTGGAACACCACGACAACGGCGTGAACAACGCCCGCGCCCTGGCCATTCTGGCCTGTCTCACCGGAGCTTTGGACATCCCCTGCGGTCTCATCTGGCCCGAGGAGATGCCCAGAAACCGGCTCACCCTGTACGATGAAAAGCCCCTTGACCATGAAATGCCTATCGGGAAGGACCGCTTTCCCATCCTCTATGAACTGCGCAGGGAGTGCCACACCATGACGGCCATGGATGCCATGCTCGGGCACGGAAAATATCCGCTGAAAGGCCTCATTCTGACCGGCGCCAATCCGGCAGTGACCAACCCCAACACCACCAAGGTGGAAAGCGCCCTGAAACGTCTGGACCTGCTGGTGGTCAACGACCTTTTCATGACCAAAACCGCCCAGCTGGCCCACTACATCCTGCCGGCAGCGACGTTCCTGGAACGGTCGGAAGTGCACATCGATCCCAAATACCAACGCGTCTATCTGACCAGAAAGGTCGCCCAAATACCGGGCATCGAGGATGAATACACTCTCTGGAGGGACCTGGCCTTCCGTCTGGGCTTCGGGGAGCGGTATTTTCCCTGGGAGGATGAAACCCGGGTGAACGCCCATATCCTGGAACCTTCGGGCATCTCCCTGGAAGAGCTCCAGAACCATCCGGAAGGCATTCAGTACCGCCCCCTGACCTTTAAAAAGCACCTGTCCCGCCCCCTGCCCACACCGTCCGGTAAAATAGAATTTGTCTCCGCCTACCTTCAGGAAAAAGGCCATGCCGGTATTCCCGAATATGTGCGGCCCTATCACCTGCGCCACCCCTCCAAAAACTACCCGCTCCTGCTGACCACAGGCGCCCGCAAAACCCTGCTTTACCATTCGCGGCATCAGAACCTTAAACACTTTCGCAGGGTCCACCCGCTCGCCGAAGTGGAGATCCACCCCGAAGACGCGTCCGATTTGGGCATCGAAAACGGCGATCAGGTGCGCATTGTCTCTAAAATAGGCGCGCTGTTGGTTCCGGCCAAAATCGTTCAGGCGGGGGAGCTTCGAAAAGGCGTCGTCGAAATGTATCATGGCTGGGAAGAATGGCGGATCAATTTTACGACCATGGACATGGTCAATGACCCCATCAGCGGCTTCCCTCTGTTGAAAGCGGTGCCGGTGAGAATCGAGAAAGCAGGAAGTTAA
- a CDS encoding 4Fe-4S dicluster domain-containing protein, giving the protein MKIVTVDLDRCIACLNCEQACRFHRSERHAGETANIFVSVDMQQRRIFAGTCLQCANALCLAVCPVDALSRDPLTSAVLVDRSVCIACGMCTVACPFGYMDLDTVSRRATKCDLCGGDPRCVQVCMAGALHFDSLQSIAERRKNHPEVHLGLRAIPDDGDALP; this is encoded by the coding sequence ATGAAAATTGTAACCGTAGACCTCGACAGGTGCATTGCCTGCTTGAACTGTGAGCAGGCCTGTCGGTTTCATCGAAGCGAACGGCACGCCGGCGAAACGGCCAATATCTTTGTCAGTGTGGATATGCAGCAACGACGCATCTTCGCCGGCACCTGTCTGCAGTGTGCCAACGCCCTTTGCCTGGCCGTGTGCCCGGTGGATGCGCTGTCCCGCGATCCGCTGACGTCGGCCGTCCTCGTCGACCGCAGCGTGTGTATTGCCTGTGGCATGTGCACCGTCGCCTGTCCCTTCGGATATATGGATCTGGATACCGTTTCCCGCCGGGCCACCAAGTGCGACCTCTGCGGGGGCGATCCCAGGTGTGTTCAGGTGTGCATGGCCGGGGCCCTCCATTTTGACAGTCTGCAATCAATTGCGGAACGCAGGAAGAACCATCCCGAGGTGCACCTGGGGCTTCGCGCGATTCCCGACGATGGGGATGCCCTGCCGTGA